cagcgcgcgactagctttctttgttttcttcattgcagtaagactaaccttttcgccagtccctcacaagtttctcactcactccaaactttcgttctgatgctcgattaccgttttcggctgcttattttactacctgcagtcgcctgcagtttcttttctttctcagttgtctttaggagcagcatatagttgtcacaagcctagagcgtcTCTCACGGCTGTAGACGgcaatgttttcagcatgaaataacatttaaaaacatgttaaattatatatattttgatatataagtcgcacctgactataagtcgcaggaccagccaaagtatgaaaaaaagtgcgacttatagtccggaaaatacggtagctAAAAACTTGTAAAACCAACAGTAACCAGCAGATAGTAGTTTGTTGCAGATTACTtacacagaacaaaaaaaaaaaaaaaacaggtcgTGAATCTGTTTCATTCCAAACCCAGCAGCTCAACGTCAAAGATGAGGGTGGCGTTAGGAGGAATGATGCCCGGGTGGCCTTTGTTTCCATAAGCGTATTCAGGTGAGCAGGTCAACTTGGCCCTTTGACCAACACTCATCTGGAGGTATGAGGAGACAGACGATacaaacagaggagagagaaagagacaacagGGGCCATGAGGACCAGCTAGTCTGCAACATACAATGCTGCTAATTAGATCACAATGCAGTCGAAGTTGGATAATAAACCAAAGTAAAAGTGAAAACATATCTCTTACTAATGATGCTCCTGAATCTCATCCACTCTTTATTTAACAATATATGATGTTGCAGTCATCAAACGCTTTTTAAACAGATGCCCTATTGAGATAAAGGCTGACGCTCtaataggggtgtaagaaaaaatcaatacacttgagtatcgcgatattttattttgcaatactgtatcgattttcaatatttattttttttcgttcaaaaatattcatgtaagacagtggttcatgtttatgttgtaccactagatggctatgctgagacgcaccactagtgtccttgcctaacagggcctagcagtgcctgactttttgctagacgctaacaatgtagctatggctgaactttggcctactttagcatataaacattagctcactaagaacctgtgaaccacaatcccaaactggcagtttgattttctgtgtactgaaatTGTTtccctaaagtaaacttctttgacttttatgaacatcatgtctttttttaaatattagtttttctaaaattatactttaaaaaaatatatcgccttacgcacaataacgaaatatattgcaatatactgaatcgtgacccatgtactTTGATACGTAttgtatcgccagattcttgccaatacccACAACCcacaacacacagagaacatGAAGCTACAGGGCCTGCACACAGGCCGCACCATTCAATAGCCGCCTCATCCAAATGCTGCAGGGCTGAGTGTGTGAGATAAAGAGCTGCGTCCTTGCTGCACTGACCCactgtttgtggtgctgtttgCTGTAATGGAAACCCTGGTGGGTGAAAACTCGATAATGGAACAATAAATTAATGTATTTCAGCAGATAAACTAACGACATAATCAGCATGTgcacaaaatgtgttttctgtcttgcaATCGGAATTATTTTTGCCTCTGAATCATGTGTGTTGAAGCTGCTTAGTCAGCATGACTTTTTCTTGGAATTGGTCGTTCCAATGGCATTAATAAATACACTGTAGCATGTCAAGTAGACCCTGTTCTGAAGGGATGAATGAGTGCGACCTGCAGAATTTGTAGCATTTCACCAAGCTAACATTTAAAGACTgtcttaaatgaatgaatgaatgaatcaatcagactttatttatatagcacttttcataccCCCATTTTGTGCAGTATATATTCAGTTCTCCAGCCTACCTGCACTACACCCTCTTCCCAGCCTCGGATCACTTCCTGTTTGCCGATCTTGAACCTGAAAGGCTTGTCCCTATCACGAGACGAGTCAAACTTACGTCCATCTGTCAGGGAGCCTGCGAAatgggagatggagagaggcaCAGAGTCAGAAAGAAAGTGAGGCAGCTGCCAATGCACAACCTTACCACATGGGTAAAAAAACCCAGCTATGAGTCACTGAACATGCACATTACAGGATTTATCACTAAGAGAATTCCTGCTGCAAAAACATGCAGACCAGATAATGATGGAAACATACTGGCCCCCTGTGCAGCaacattcagcatgaaaaaaactgtatttataaTATCATAAAACCATTGGAAACAAATATGTCTGACATCCATCTTCCCTGCTGTGTGTATATTAGGAACGCAAATAAAGGGATTCTAAGGATCTCAGAAATAGCGGCTGCAGCTGTCTGCGGGGTGGGTTTCAGTGTGACAGTCAGGAAAACGCAAGCATCAATCCGCACAGTAACACCCCTCCAAGACTATTTACGTCAGTGCTGTTACTGTTATTAGCACCAGCAaggcagcatgtgtgtgtgtgtgtgtgtgtgtgtgtgtgtgtgtgtgtgtgtgtgtgtgtgtgtgtaaaggtgCAACTTTCCTGGGCACAAGATGCAGTCTGTAATCCAGGCAGTGGAGTGAGTGGGTGTCCTGTGTTCTTATGGACATCAAGATAGCACCCTAATGGAATTATCTATACGATCTAAAAGGTGCTATCCAAGTATCAAAGCCAATACAGTGCATTTTCATATTTCACCACCAAACAACACAGTGTTGACGTCTTCAAACACTGACTATTTCCTGCAGACAGAGCCTTTACAAAAACCCAACAAATTAAAGTGTTGATCTTTACTTGGACGTCTACATTTAAAAAGGCTTGTGTATATCCTGTTTCATGTCGCATTTCAAAACTGCTTGGTGCTGACAGGAAGGGAGACCGCCCAGAGAGGAAATCCTGTAGTTTGTGTGATAGAAAAAACTTCACTGTGAAGAGGACTGGGACCAGCTTTGCTAAACTAAGAATAAGTGCAGGAAAATGTATAGTCCAGCACAGTGGAAAGCAAAATCCATCTAAATtctcattttgttgttgtttttttttgttttttcattgctTGCACTGTTTAAAATTGTAATCTCAGCCATTTCAGTAGTGTGACTATgaatatctgtctgtctgtctgtctgtctgtctgtacaccactttggtccatactgaaatatctcaacaacttttGAATTGGTTGCCATGATATTTGTACATCCAGTACCTGTGAACCTAATGACATTCCCACAACTACTTTGAGCTTAGTGCTAATAAGCTAACACGCAAAACTAAGATGGTTAACACGGTAAAAAtgatacctgctaaacatcatcCTGTTAGCATTGTGAGCGTGTTAGCGTgctgaccatagactgttaatatttagttcaaagcactgctgtgcacTCTTTGGGATTCCAACAGGCGCAGGTGCAGCGCATTCCAGTTGCGCCgtggttttgttccgtcctccgccatgCGTCATACCACACTGGGAGCATTCTGAAGTGGAGCGTATTGCTTGCAGATTTAGTTGATTTGGTCATTTTTATAGGATATTTGTGCTTCAAACATAAACGTAAGCAGCCTACATTTAAATGGTTTCTTTCATTTAGTCCGGTTATGAACAACACAGATCAAAGATGTGTGGCGGTGTTGTAGTTGTTCGAATAGTGTAGCGATGTGATGTACGTTCCGTAGTCTGTACAGggtgtttattttgaaaactgaCTGGATGCCCTAgcacagtggttctcaaagtgtggtccggggacccccaggggtccttgagggggttcccaacaaaaaggggaatcatttattttcactacaatttcatccataagtaacacaatgacagattgTATGACTATGTTGCTCATGGGTttcattcactttctgtaataaaacatctaaaagcaaaaattctATCAGGTaggggaccctgggacaaagTATTATCAGatgggggtccgtggtctaatttgtgtcagtttaggggtcttTGATGTGAAAAACTTTGAGAACCACCGCCCTAGCAGTTCCACTTCTTGCCCGGCCTGTGAAATGCCATGC
This genomic interval from Sander vitreus isolate 19-12246 chromosome 7, sanVit1, whole genome shotgun sequence contains the following:
- the fkbp1ab gene encoding FKBP prolyl isomerase 1Ab, with the protein product MGVEIETITPGDGRTFPKKGQTCVVHYVGSLTDGRKFDSSRDRDKPFRFKIGKQEVIRGWEEGVVQMSVGQRAKLTCSPEYAYGNKGHPGIIPPNATLIFDVELLGLE